In Stieleria varia, one genomic interval encodes:
- the aroB gene encoding 3-dehydroquinate synthase: MAPESSANTPSTTENRGNIAAASGRRASITVELAERSYPIEIGTGITGELADVLRQEVGDLSHALVIADESIQTHWADPIIECLSSIDNVRVNNTNVPSGETTKSVEHLSRLWDWLLSSGADRRSVLFAIGGGVVGDLAGFAAASFTRGIRFVQIPTTLLAMVDSSVGGKTGINLSGGKNMVGAFWQPELVWIDTACLQTMGERDYLSGLAEVVKYGVIEDAEFFDWLCKNAASLLARDHAALQHAVTRSCQSKARVVRDDERETSGRRAILNYGHTFAHAIEATAGYGAILHGEAVSIGMQMAASLAIDMGLCDESLLTRQTELLTACGLPVQFADADADKMLPVMMRDKKVAHGKLRFILPTDIGNVQLVGDVDPAQVRSAIQAHR; the protein is encoded by the coding sequence ATGGCCCCTGAATCCTCCGCGAACACCCCATCGACGACCGAGAATCGTGGAAACATTGCCGCAGCCTCAGGTCGACGGGCCTCCATCACCGTCGAATTGGCCGAACGCAGTTACCCGATCGAAATCGGAACAGGAATCACAGGCGAACTGGCCGATGTGCTGAGACAAGAGGTCGGTGACCTATCGCATGCGTTGGTGATCGCGGACGAGTCCATCCAAACCCACTGGGCGGACCCGATCATTGAGTGTCTGTCGTCGATCGATAACGTTCGTGTCAACAACACAAACGTTCCGTCTGGCGAAACCACAAAAAGCGTCGAACACCTGTCGCGTTTGTGGGACTGGTTGCTCAGCAGCGGCGCGGATCGGCGAAGCGTCTTGTTCGCCATCGGCGGAGGCGTGGTCGGCGACTTGGCAGGGTTTGCCGCAGCGTCCTTCACCCGTGGGATTCGCTTTGTCCAAATCCCCACGACGCTGCTCGCGATGGTCGATAGTAGTGTCGGTGGAAAAACCGGAATCAACCTTTCCGGTGGCAAGAACATGGTCGGCGCGTTCTGGCAGCCCGAGTTGGTCTGGATCGACACGGCGTGTCTGCAAACAATGGGCGAGCGAGATTACCTCAGTGGATTGGCCGAGGTCGTGAAATACGGTGTGATCGAAGACGCCGAGTTTTTTGATTGGCTGTGCAAGAACGCAGCGTCGTTGCTCGCACGCGACCACGCCGCATTGCAACATGCTGTTACCCGGAGTTGCCAGTCCAAAGCCAGAGTCGTTCGCGACGATGAACGTGAAACCAGCGGACGCCGTGCGATCTTGAATTACGGCCACACATTCGCCCACGCGATCGAAGCGACTGCGGGCTACGGTGCCATCCTGCACGGCGAAGCGGTCTCGATCGGCATGCAGATGGCCGCCAGCCTCGCGATCGACATGGGACTCTGCGACGAAAGTCTGCTGACACGCCAAACCGAACTCTTGACCGCATGCGGATTACCGGTGCAGTTCGCCGATGCCGATGCCGACAAGATGTTGCCCGTGATGATGCGAGACAAAAAAGTCGCGCACGGAAAACTACGTTTCATCCTGCCAACAGATATCGGAAACGTGCAACTCGTCGGCGATGTCGATCCCGCTCAAGTCCGCTCGGCAATCCAGGCCCATCGCTAA
- a CDS encoding RNA polymerase sigma factor, with protein MTLAGRLPTTRWSLVIQAGDRLTDPVARQSLEELCQMYWPALYGYLRRRGRSRQDAEDLIQGFFTDLLERDSIAEADSSRGRFRAFLYASLDRFVANAHRHDHAIKRGGGTLTFSIDQNRIDQTDSRYGVDQIAADDEDPTVTFDRQWAQCLIDQTLQELRQEYAGQGKADWLETLMPTLISNDSDPKSREQMAKRLGLSATALKVAIHRLRACYRTRLLNAVAQTVDDPGDCGSERQWLFEAMGKKTRKSL; from the coding sequence ATGACGCTTGCCGGACGACTTCCCACCACGCGATGGAGCCTTGTCATTCAGGCGGGCGACCGATTGACAGATCCTGTTGCTCGCCAGTCCCTGGAGGAACTGTGCCAGATGTACTGGCCCGCGTTGTATGGATACCTGCGGCGACGCGGGCGGTCGCGACAGGATGCCGAAGATTTGATCCAAGGTTTTTTCACCGATCTGCTGGAACGTGATTCCATCGCCGAGGCAGACTCCAGCCGCGGCCGATTTCGCGCCTTTCTCTATGCGTCTCTGGATCGATTCGTGGCCAACGCACATCGACACGATCACGCGATCAAACGTGGCGGCGGGACGTTGACGTTTTCGATCGATCAAAATCGCATCGATCAAACGGACTCGCGGTACGGCGTCGACCAAATCGCTGCAGATGACGAAGATCCGACGGTGACCTTTGATCGCCAATGGGCCCAGTGTTTGATCGACCAAACCCTGCAAGAACTGCGTCAAGAGTACGCGGGGCAGGGCAAGGCGGATTGGCTGGAGACGTTGATGCCCACGTTGATCTCCAACGATTCGGATCCCAAATCGCGGGAACAAATGGCGAAACGTTTGGGGCTTTCGGCTACGGCGCTCAAGGTCGCCATTCATCGATTGAGGGCGTGTTACCGAACACGACTGCTCAACGCCGTGGCTCAGACGGTCGATGACCCAGGCGATTGCGGCAGCGAACGCCAATGGCTTTTCGAGGCGATGGGCAAAAAAACGAGAAAAAGCCTGTAA
- a CDS encoding serine/threonine-protein kinase, whose protein sequence is MSEKLCPRCQTPIPESQIPESRESRPENASDDAEMVLPGQCPRCLLRPDWDKPHPVAITLGPGQSFIPPSIEELAQHITGYEVLSRIGQGGMGAVYLGRQLSLDRPVAIKILPPQIAQRPGFRERFAREGRALARLNHPNIVAVHDFGQAGPYAMLVMELVEGANLREVLAQGRLSQMEALEIIPQLCDALSYAHGEGVVHRDIKPENLLFDARGRLKITDFGLAKLLSSKSLSDGHQQPSDEEVSSAPDPTQGIVGTLHYMAPEQLENPGSVDHRADIYAIGVVFYEMLTGELPIGRFQPPSQVRAKGQSEGPPTVTIDVRLDEVVLRSLEKKPERRYASASDVRHDIDEIGKNPSPDERSTESTHRRRVQETIHQTSEVVSGLAASSYDATSSWVRSAKESWLQNPRVDGPAYCAMGVATVGGLIALMFSTQRFGEVPAMFTLLLSGLIALIFARVALSRESLTTESRENWTAGRIGTRIVLAIVYLMLAAPLVLVPMIGTFAGWSEFYGFPRDIGDVGWLRDWGQAVSITTCVASGFWLVILLVHLFFPSLLSFIFKPFVKPFSARVAIPLTITLAMLMTAGVVTFQQSAYRSYVPGEDVPREQWDELSREDLMTLQQELKRTAKSAS, encoded by the coding sequence ATGTCCGAAAAACTGTGTCCCCGCTGTCAAACTCCGATTCCAGAGTCCCAGATTCCAGAGTCCCGCGAATCCCGGCCCGAAAATGCATCCGACGATGCGGAAATGGTTCTCCCGGGCCAATGCCCTCGTTGTTTACTGCGGCCCGACTGGGACAAGCCGCATCCGGTGGCAATCACGTTGGGGCCGGGGCAGAGCTTTATCCCTCCATCGATCGAGGAATTGGCACAGCACATCACCGGCTATGAAGTGCTCTCGCGAATCGGCCAAGGCGGCATGGGCGCGGTTTACTTGGGCCGACAGCTTTCATTGGATCGTCCGGTCGCGATCAAAATCTTGCCGCCGCAAATCGCACAGCGACCAGGCTTTCGAGAGCGTTTCGCAAGGGAAGGCCGCGCTCTGGCGAGACTGAATCATCCCAACATCGTCGCCGTGCATGATTTTGGTCAGGCCGGACCGTACGCCATGTTGGTGATGGAACTCGTCGAAGGTGCCAACTTGCGCGAAGTGCTTGCTCAGGGTCGACTCTCCCAGATGGAAGCACTCGAAATCATTCCGCAACTTTGCGATGCCCTTTCCTACGCCCACGGTGAAGGCGTCGTGCATCGCGACATCAAGCCTGAAAACCTGCTGTTCGACGCGCGAGGACGGTTGAAGATCACGGATTTTGGCTTGGCCAAACTGTTGTCGAGCAAGTCACTCAGCGATGGTCATCAACAGCCATCGGACGAGGAAGTATCCTCCGCACCGGATCCCACGCAGGGCATTGTGGGGACTCTGCATTACATGGCTCCAGAACAGTTGGAGAATCCAGGGTCGGTCGATCACCGCGCAGATATCTATGCGATCGGTGTGGTGTTCTACGAAATGTTGACCGGTGAGTTGCCGATCGGTCGATTTCAACCCCCGAGCCAAGTGCGAGCCAAAGGACAATCGGAGGGACCGCCAACCGTGACAATCGATGTGCGTTTAGACGAAGTTGTCTTACGCTCACTGGAAAAGAAACCCGAACGACGGTACGCATCCGCATCGGACGTTCGACATGATATCGACGAAATAGGCAAAAACCCATCGCCGGACGAACGCTCCACCGAATCAACTCATCGCCGACGTGTTCAAGAAACCATTCATCAAACCAGTGAAGTGGTGAGTGGCTTGGCGGCATCCTCCTACGACGCAACAAGTAGTTGGGTGCGCAGTGCCAAGGAAAGTTGGTTGCAGAACCCGCGAGTCGATGGGCCAGCGTACTGCGCAATGGGCGTGGCCACGGTCGGTGGATTGATCGCTCTGATGTTCTCAACGCAACGCTTCGGCGAAGTGCCCGCCATGTTCACCCTATTGCTCTCAGGGTTGATTGCGTTGATCTTTGCAAGAGTCGCGCTATCAAGAGAATCGCTGACGACAGAATCGCGAGAAAACTGGACAGCGGGGCGCATCGGAACTCGTATCGTGCTGGCGATCGTGTACCTGATGCTTGCCGCGCCATTGGTGCTGGTTCCGATGATAGGAACCTTTGCCGGATGGAGCGAATTCTACGGTTTCCCGCGAGACATCGGTGACGTCGGATGGCTTCGCGATTGGGGTCAAGCAGTCTCCATCACGACGTGTGTCGCCAGTGGTTTCTGGTTGGTGATTCTGCTGGTACATCTCTTCTTCCCCTCCTTGCTGTCGTTCATTTTCAAACCCTTCGTGAAACCATTTTCGGCACGCGTCGCAATTCCATTGACGATCACGCTGGCCATGCTGATGACAGCGGGAGTCGTGACCTTTCAGCAATCGGCCTACCGTAGCTATGTGCCGGGCGAAGACGTGCCGCGGGAACAGTGGGATGAGCTGTCACGCGAAGATCTGATGACCTTGCAACAGGAACTCAAACGAACTGCCAAATCAGCATCGTGA
- a CDS encoding GntP family permease, translated as MTFSASLIAQADASGATDALTQQTPAVGPLIALLVFGIALLLVLILSLKLQAFLSLIVVSVVVAASSKAVNPDAVPLTEVAQTIVNSMGSSLGFIATIIGIGAIFGAILEHSGGTQALANSLVKMFGAKRAPWAMLLTGFIISIPVFLDVALVILAPLLVALARDTKRPFLHFGLPLVAGMAVTHAFVPPTPGPVVVAYMLGVNLGWVIGFGIIVGLPTALICGPWLCERLAKGIELPPLEEAPPAAVDGVGLPSFKLILLLIALPIGLILCNTVIEQMAAASLAEGLDRDTRQAQLQSALAAAPWPKQVMFFLGHPVIALLISTLIALYFLGTRRGVDRATLLEVSTKALGPAGIIILITGAGGVFKGVLKETGITTALEEVFRDSGISVLVLAYLFAVLIRIAQGSATVAMVTAAGLMATFVNGLSQPQLALITIAIAAGATGFSHVNDSGFWMISRYFRMSEAQTLRSWGVLSTVISVVGFCITMLIWQFV; from the coding sequence GTGACTTTTTCAGCATCTTTGATCGCCCAGGCGGACGCCTCGGGCGCAACCGACGCCCTGACGCAGCAAACGCCCGCCGTCGGACCTCTGATCGCGTTGCTCGTTTTCGGCATCGCCCTGCTACTGGTTCTGATTCTGTCGTTGAAGCTGCAGGCGTTCTTGTCCTTGATCGTTGTCTCTGTCGTGGTCGCCGCATCGAGCAAGGCCGTGAATCCTGATGCCGTGCCATTGACGGAGGTCGCTCAAACGATCGTCAACAGCATGGGCAGCTCGCTGGGTTTCATTGCGACGATCATCGGCATCGGAGCAATCTTTGGCGCGATCCTGGAACATTCAGGCGGCACCCAGGCGTTAGCCAATTCTCTGGTCAAAATGTTTGGGGCAAAACGTGCGCCCTGGGCGATGTTGCTGACGGGATTCATCATTTCGATTCCCGTGTTCTTGGATGTCGCCTTGGTCATTCTGGCGCCTTTGCTGGTTGCGTTAGCGCGAGACACCAAGCGACCTTTCCTGCATTTCGGATTGCCATTGGTCGCCGGCATGGCGGTCACACACGCCTTCGTGCCTCCGACTCCGGGGCCGGTCGTGGTCGCTTACATGTTGGGTGTGAACCTCGGTTGGGTCATAGGATTTGGAATCATCGTCGGACTGCCCACCGCATTGATTTGCGGACCATGGCTATGCGAGCGGTTGGCTAAGGGAATTGAGTTGCCGCCGTTGGAAGAAGCTCCGCCGGCTGCGGTCGACGGTGTCGGTCTGCCGAGCTTCAAACTGATCCTATTGCTGATCGCCTTGCCGATCGGATTGATCCTTTGCAACACGGTCATCGAGCAGATGGCGGCAGCCAGCTTGGCCGAAGGATTGGATCGCGATACGCGGCAAGCCCAGTTGCAGTCCGCACTCGCCGCAGCTCCTTGGCCCAAGCAAGTGATGTTTTTCTTGGGGCACCCGGTGATTGCGTTGCTGATATCGACCCTGATCGCGTTGTATTTCCTGGGAACGCGGCGTGGTGTGGATCGTGCGACGTTGTTGGAGGTATCGACCAAAGCACTGGGGCCGGCCGGGATCATCATCTTGATCACCGGAGCGGGCGGAGTGTTCAAGGGTGTTTTGAAAGAGACCGGGATCACGACGGCTTTGGAAGAAGTGTTTCGTGATTCGGGGATCTCGGTGCTCGTGTTAGCGTATTTATTTGCCGTGCTGATCCGCATTGCTCAAGGTTCAGCGACGGTAGCGATGGTCACCGCAGCGGGCTTGATGGCAACCTTTGTCAACGGACTGAGCCAACCTCAGTTGGCATTGATCACGATCGCGATCGCGGCGGGGGCGACCGGTTTCTCGCACGTGAATGATTCGGGGTTCTGGATGATCTCCCGCTATTTCCGCATGAGCGAAGCTCAGACGTTGCGATCCTGGGGAGTTCTCTCGACCGTGATTTCCGTGGTCGGTTTCTGCATCACGATGCTGATTTGGCAGTTCGTTTGA
- a CDS encoding Mu transposase C-terminal domain-containing protein encodes MVRQGLVFGSTSEKHLAARLSWILNRTDELFYAKTQRSVKKDNTFRFSGARYETPIDLRGRKIVLRHERHRDGDVIVYEGGRRIGKARLLDAVANGMMRRKETS; translated from the coding sequence GTGGTCCGTCAAGGTCTCGTTTTCGGGTCAACCAGCGAAAAGCATCTCGCAGCCCGCCTTTCATGGATTCTAAACCGTACCGACGAACTGTTTTACGCCAAAACGCAACGGAGCGTCAAAAAGGACAACACGTTCCGCTTCAGCGGGGCACGTTACGAAACCCCGATCGACCTGCGTGGCCGAAAGATCGTGCTGCGTCACGAACGTCATCGCGATGGCGACGTGATCGTCTACGAAGGTGGACGCCGGATCGGTAAGGCCCGCCTGCTGGACGCCGTGGCCAACGGCATGATGCGCCGGAAAGAAACCTCGTGA
- a CDS encoding ISKra4 family transposase, whose translation MSVEHSSDIDNPTSSSFPQSPEQIAEKLQQCGDTIREHVVNASKCGQSFDETERAVWNLVLKTGFLAMELFTKLQGKGDLGDQAVSESGKTLRRSEKPTDTVVRSIFGEHAFQQYTYSPGKNKRIELHPISARMQLPEHRWSYLLQEFSQMFCVESAFNQAADNLELVFGAKFSIDTLEQTSQRMGVQADAFLDDLPTPKKKDEAELLVASADCKGVPLIKDDAAKVAAFETAKKRPGNRRMATVTSAYTVDPYVRTAEQIVAALFRDDKEPGTQSRKSKKKRPRPKHKHTSAHFPATFVDDDTEVPISGIHEGIAWLADQVSVRRKKLQVIILLMDGQQSLWEVAQLHLGDDPLVVPILDIIHVATYVWEASSLFEKSSEKRAAFTRERLLKILRGEVNGVIRGLRRMGSLGKLKGDKLKDLRRICGYFEKHKDRMRYDEYLAAGYPIASGVIEGACGHLVKDRMERSGMRWTLEAARSMLNVRAVFQSDYWDKFCKQRVTELSESTHPNRNMVCHYTPLTMAC comes from the coding sequence ATGAGCGTCGAACATTCAAGCGATATTGACAACCCCACTTCGTCTTCTTTTCCGCAGTCGCCCGAGCAAATCGCCGAGAAACTGCAGCAGTGCGGCGACACCATCCGAGAACACGTCGTCAATGCTTCTAAATGCGGCCAGTCTTTCGATGAAACCGAGCGTGCCGTGTGGAATCTTGTCTTGAAAACCGGCTTTCTGGCGATGGAGCTCTTCACCAAACTCCAAGGCAAGGGGGACCTTGGTGATCAAGCGGTCAGCGAATCAGGCAAAACACTGCGACGCAGCGAGAAACCGACCGACACGGTGGTTCGGTCGATTTTCGGTGAACACGCCTTTCAACAGTACACCTACAGCCCGGGAAAGAACAAGAGAATCGAACTGCATCCGATCAGCGCCCGCATGCAACTGCCGGAGCACCGCTGGTCGTACCTGCTCCAAGAGTTCTCCCAAATGTTCTGCGTCGAATCCGCATTCAACCAGGCCGCTGATAATCTCGAACTCGTTTTCGGAGCGAAATTCTCGATCGACACGCTCGAACAGACCAGCCAGAGAATGGGGGTCCAGGCCGATGCCTTTCTGGACGACTTGCCCACGCCCAAAAAGAAGGATGAAGCCGAGCTTCTCGTCGCTTCGGCCGACTGCAAGGGCGTTCCCTTGATCAAAGACGATGCCGCCAAAGTTGCTGCTTTTGAGACAGCAAAGAAACGGCCCGGAAACCGTCGCATGGCAACGGTCACGAGTGCTTACACCGTCGATCCCTATGTTCGCACAGCCGAGCAAATTGTCGCTGCCTTGTTCCGTGATGACAAAGAACCCGGCACGCAATCACGCAAGAGCAAAAAGAAACGACCGCGGCCAAAGCACAAGCATACATCGGCTCACTTTCCCGCGACCTTCGTGGACGACGATACGGAGGTTCCCATCAGCGGTATCCACGAGGGGATCGCATGGCTCGCAGATCAAGTCAGTGTCCGCCGAAAGAAACTCCAAGTGATCATTCTGTTAATGGACGGTCAGCAGAGCCTCTGGGAAGTCGCGCAGTTACACTTAGGCGACGATCCATTAGTGGTGCCAATCTTGGACATCATTCACGTAGCGACTTACGTGTGGGAGGCTTCGTCATTGTTCGAGAAATCCAGCGAAAAGCGAGCAGCGTTTACGCGGGAGCGATTGCTGAAAATCCTGCGTGGTGAGGTCAACGGGGTGATCCGAGGGCTACGTCGAATGGGTTCGCTTGGGAAACTCAAGGGCGATAAACTCAAAGACCTTCGACGCATCTGTGGTTACTTCGAGAAACACAAGGATCGGATGCGTTACGACGAATATCTTGCTGCAGGCTACCCGATTGCCTCGGGTGTGATCGAAGGCGCGTGCGGGCACTTGGTAAAGGACCGCATGGAACGAAGCGGGATGCGTTGGACGCTGGAAGCTGCACGGAGCATGCTCAACGTGCGGGCGGTATTTCAGAGTGACTACTGGGATAAATTCTGCAAACAGCGAGTCACGGAGTTGAGCGAGAGCACCCATCCAAACCGTAACATGGTCTGCCACTACACTCCGCTTACCATGGCATGTTAA
- a CDS encoding IS3 family transposase (programmed frameshift): protein MARKRRSFSPSFKAKVALEAIKGVKTIAEMAQKHKLHATQINLWKKQLLDGAEDVFLDGKIKPDAKHSDEPESAELYEQIGRLKVQLEWLKKKVAQETVTEARSWIDFENVDLSVREQCRLLGIQRSSIYYEPQSETEENLQFMRLMDEEHLKHPARGSRQIVDFLEDQGFVVNRKRVQRLMRKMGIEGIAPGRRSTLRNAGHRVYPYLLRGLSIERPNQVWCSDITYIPMRHGFMYLVAVLDWYSRHVLSWRLSNSMDADFCVEALEEALQIATPEIFNTDQGSQFTSREHTEKLKSHGVAISMDGKGRAIDNVMIERLWRTVKYEEVYLKEYVTGTDLYKGLSSYFDFYTRERKHSSLERQTPAEVYRSGRSKRLALSI, encoded by the exons ATGGCACGGAAACGCCGCTCATTCTCTCCCTCTTTCAAGGCCAAAGTAGCCTTGGAGGCAATCAAGGGAGTCAAGACGATTGCTGAAATGGCCCAGAAGCACAAGCTTCACGCGACTCAAATCAATCTTTGGAAAAAGCAGCTTCTCGATGGTGCGGAAGATGTGTTTCTCGACGGCAAGATCAAGCCGGATGCGAAGCACTCTGACGAACCCGAGTCGGCAGAACTCTATGAGCAGATCGGTCGGCTTAAGGTACAGCTGGAATGGCTTAAAAAAAAAGTGGCCCAAGA GACGGTGACTGAAGCACGTTCATGGATCGACTTCGAGAACGTAGATCTGAGCGTCCGTGAGCAGTGCCGACTCCTTGGAATTCAAAGAAGCAGCATCTACTACGAGCCCCAGTCGGAGACAGAGGAGAATCTTCAGTTCATGCGACTGATGGATGAAGAACACCTCAAGCATCCGGCACGCGGCTCCAGGCAGATCGTTGACTTCCTGGAGGATCAGGGATTTGTTGTCAATCGCAAGCGTGTGCAGCGTTTAATGCGGAAAATGGGGATCGAAGGCATAGCGCCTGGGCGCCGGTCGACGCTGCGAAACGCGGGGCATCGGGTGTATCCCTATCTGCTGCGCGGACTTTCAATCGAGCGTCCCAACCAGGTGTGGTGCAGTGACATCACCTACATCCCGATGCGTCATGGATTCATGTACTTGGTCGCTGTGCTGGACTGGTATAGCCGCCATGTTTTGAGCTGGCGTTTGTCCAACAGCATGGACGCCGATTTCTGCGTCGAGGCTCTCGAAGAGGCGCTGCAAATCGCGACACCGGAGATCTTCAACACCGACCAGGGATCACAGTTTACGAGCCGAGAACATACTGAGAAACTGAAGTCACACGGGGTCGCGATCAGCATGGATGGCAAAGGCCGAGCGATCGACAACGTGATGATCGAACGTCTTTGGAGAACTGTCAAATACGAGGAGGTCTACCTCAAGGAGTACGTCACAGGAACCGATCTTTACAAAGGGTTGAGCAGTTACTTTGACTTCTATACCCGCGAGCGAAAACACAGTTCGCTCGAACGCCAAACGCCTGCGGAAGTCTACCGCAGCGGCCGGTCAAAACGCCTCGCTCTTTCTATCTAA
- a CDS encoding RHS repeat-associated core domain-containing protein, with protein sequence MTEDGTSLSADPNTETWSLKSETSFLADHHNYTGYTQTIRETTYDDQGNVVKTIDYTFGHDEIAQRVVDTNDQGQVTNDQLHIFGHDGHGSVRVLYDASAAIAQVFTFAAYGEMIALHNATAQSIAVANRLSSLGYSGEHFDAKAGQQYLRARFYNPANGQFNRLDAFTGNRQDPQSFNKYSYVHGDPIAGIDPSGLMAGGAGGTRTMTITIGIAVALTAFAIPLMVWYNNQDPGMAGIDQKTKSAELKLRMINDENVLESDRKKAIKLLDSRINEIRGGSRRAQDRFYKYFGTGDRQVVLTNLTHSRDYLESITFINNRGNTWDYGYSFLAKSEQERRDMGAGLYSPTGIVIAFVIPTDNLQKIYFNDNAYFDLSGDNAGSKTRIGTLIHEASHEAAHTKDEPFDKFRGASRDQAMVLKDSDPHAATNNAYVLEYYTVPSWEEVNSQF encoded by the coding sequence GTGACTGAAGACGGCACGTCGCTCTCCGCCGACCCCAACACTGAAACCTGGAGCCTAAAGTCTGAAACCTCGTTCTTAGCCGATCACCACAACTACACCGGCTACACACAGACGATCCGTGAGACGACGTACGACGACCAAGGCAACGTGGTCAAAACGATCGACTACACCTTCGGTCACGACGAAATCGCGCAACGAGTCGTCGATACAAATGACCAAGGACAAGTGACTAATGACCAACTCCACATCTTCGGCCACGACGGCCACGGCTCCGTCCGCGTCCTCTACGACGCATCAGCCGCCATCGCCCAAGTCTTCACCTTCGCCGCCTACGGCGAAATGATCGCCCTGCACAATGCGACTGCCCAATCGATCGCTGTCGCCAACCGCCTCTCATCGCTCGGCTACAGCGGAGAGCACTTCGACGCCAAAGCCGGCCAGCAGTATCTACGAGCGCGCTTCTACAACCCAGCCAACGGCCAGTTCAATCGGCTAGACGCTTTCACAGGTAACAGGCAGGACCCGCAGTCTTTTAACAAGTACTCCTATGTGCACGGCGATCCGATTGCAGGCATCGATCCCAGCGGCTTGATGGCAGGCGGAGCAGGAGGAACCAGAACAATGACTATAACTATTGGGATTGCAGTTGCGCTAACAGCGTTCGCTATCCCTTTGATGGTTTGGTATAATAATCAAGACCCAGGAATGGCCGGAATAGATCAGAAAACGAAAAGTGCTGAACTTAAACTTCGAATGATCAACGACGAAAATGTCCTTGAATCAGACCGGAAGAAAGCGATAAAATTACTAGATAGCAGGATAAATGAAATCCGTGGAGGCAGCCGAAGAGCTCAAGATCGATTCTACAAATATTTCGGGACTGGCGATCGCCAAGTGGTCTTGACGAATCTAACTCACTCCCGCGACTACTTGGAGTCAATAACATTCATAAACAATAGAGGTAACACTTGGGACTACGGTTACTCGTTTCTTGCTAAGTCCGAGCAGGAACGGCGGGATATGGGTGCGGGGCTTTACTCACCAACAGGCATCGTGATTGCATTTGTAATACCAACAGATAATTTACAGAAGATCTATTTTAATGACAACGCATACTTCGACCTGTCCGGCGACAATGCTGGAAGTAAAACTAGGATTGGAACATTAATCCACGAGGCTAGCCATGAAGCAGCACATACTAAAGATGAACCATTTGATAAATTCAGAGGAGCGTCAAGGGATCAAGCGATGGTACTAAAGGACTCGGATCCGCATGCAGCTACAAATAACGCATATGTTTTAGAGTATTACACAGTGCCTTCGTGGGAAGAGGTAAATAGCCAGTTTTAG
- a CDS encoding transposase: MPRPHRVQFPGAIYHLITRGDGRRALFHDEGHYERFTRGLTEQVSRCGWEVFAFCWMPNHIHALVRTPEPNLATGMQHWLSGYANWYAKRNRRTGHLYQGRYKAFPVEDAGYFWQISRYIHLNPCVGTRPLAQRPESWLHSSYPGYADKRRRLSWIRYDELHRYWQGLHGGADANKAYRKYVSEGLAQGHDLLKDTMHGWVYGSESFLRRMLELAESGDETRHRSVSRRLRSVDPAELIAAVAKDHGVTASDYAVFRSSAPGRDMAAWLCRRWTGATLAELGEAFGVSGIGSVSGLVRRAERRHAESPSWRRRAASIEDRLQLKTQCKA, translated from the coding sequence ATGCCTCGTCCTCACCGCGTCCAGTTCCCCGGGGCTATCTATCACCTGATCACCCGGGGTGATGGCCGACGGGCACTGTTTCACGATGAGGGACACTACGAACGCTTCACCCGCGGACTCACTGAGCAAGTCTCCCGGTGCGGCTGGGAGGTCTTTGCGTTTTGCTGGATGCCCAATCACATCCACGCGCTCGTTCGCACCCCCGAGCCGAACCTGGCCACCGGCATGCAGCACTGGCTTTCCGGATACGCCAACTGGTATGCCAAACGCAACCGACGCACCGGGCATCTATACCAGGGGCGCTACAAGGCCTTCCCGGTCGAGGATGCCGGCTACTTCTGGCAGATCAGCCGCTACATTCACCTGAATCCTTGCGTTGGCACCCGACCGCTGGCCCAACGGCCGGAGTCCTGGCTTCACAGTTCCTATCCGGGATACGCCGATAAGCGTCGGCGGTTGTCCTGGATTCGCTACGACGAACTTCATCGCTATTGGCAGGGCCTTCACGGCGGGGCCGATGCGAATAAGGCCTACCGGAAATACGTCAGCGAGGGTTTGGCCCAGGGGCATGACCTTTTGAAGGACACGATGCACGGCTGGGTGTACGGCAGCGAGTCGTTTCTTCGTCGGATGTTGGAATTGGCCGAGAGCGGGGACGAGACCAGGCATCGCAGCGTCAGCCGTCGCTTGCGTAGCGTCGATCCGGCAGAACTGATTGCAGCGGTCGCCAAAGACCATGGCGTGACCGCCTCGGACTACGCAGTATTTCGCTCCTCAGCTCCCGGTCGGGACATGGCGGCATGGCTGTGTCGTCGGTGGACCGGAGCGACTTTGGCAGAGCTAGGCGAGGCGTTCGGTGTCAGCGGAATAGGCAGCGTCTCGGGGCTTGTCCGCCGCGCCGAGCGACGACATGCCGAGTCGCCGTCGTGGCGGCGACGGGCAGCATCGATTGAGGACAGACTGCAACTGAAAACCCAATGCAAAGCCTGA